A single region of the Nocardioides aquaticus genome encodes:
- a CDS encoding HNH endonuclease signature motif containing protein, with translation MATDKDTTTGHPVPAGVRAVSAAVVALVERPLFALDAATTRDTILALAELKSRLASYEYAVLAHAEEVQVGADTGCTSTGVWAANATRSQKNVSAAQVRLATALETRWHRVRDALAAGSMNAEQVRVVVNALEDLPDDLDAGLVTRAEEALVGYAVEFAPQELRQLGAHILTLVAPEVGEEIDRKRLEAAEAKAAQKRRFSLSFDGHGTAHGRFTIPEVQAKMLQKLLYGFAAPGHVNCTPASDDPEGGKREWTKGRPSPQKLGEAFCELIENYPRNNAPKLGRTDGTFITTTTFDLLTTALGTATLDDGTPMTAAQAMRLACEARIIPVVLGGNGEVLHQGRARRRFTAAQTYALHARDKSCTAKGCDWPPGLCHAHHDKKFSEGGLTDIEDGRLLCPHHHARAHDPAYEMKVHADNKVTFHRRT, from the coding sequence ATGGCCACCGACAAGGACACCACCACCGGGCACCCCGTGCCGGCCGGTGTCCGCGCGGTGTCCGCAGCTGTAGTCGCGTTGGTGGAGCGGCCGCTGTTCGCGTTGGACGCCGCCACCACGAGGGACACGATCCTGGCCCTGGCCGAGCTGAAGTCCCGCCTGGCCTCCTACGAGTACGCCGTCCTCGCCCACGCCGAGGAGGTCCAGGTCGGCGCCGACACCGGCTGCACCTCCACCGGCGTCTGGGCCGCCAACGCCACCCGGTCGCAGAAGAACGTGTCCGCCGCCCAGGTCAGGTTGGCGACCGCGTTGGAGACCCGGTGGCACCGTGTGCGGGACGCGCTCGCCGCCGGGTCCATGAACGCGGAGCAGGTCCGGGTCGTGGTCAACGCGTTGGAGGACCTCCCCGACGACCTCGACGCGGGGTTGGTGACACGAGCCGAGGAGGCGTTGGTCGGGTACGCGGTGGAGTTCGCTCCCCAGGAGCTGAGGCAGCTGGGGGCGCACATCCTGACCCTGGTCGCACCCGAGGTCGGTGAGGAGATCGACCGCAAACGTCTCGAAGCCGCTGAGGCGAAGGCGGCGCAGAAGCGGCGGTTCAGCCTGTCGTTCGACGGCCACGGCACCGCGCATGGCCGGTTCACCATCCCCGAGGTCCAAGCCAAGATGCTGCAGAAGCTCCTCTACGGCTTCGCTGCCCCCGGCCACGTCAACTGCACCCCCGCCAGCGACGACCCCGAGGGTGGGAAGCGGGAATGGACCAAGGGCCGGCCGTCACCGCAGAAGCTGGGTGAGGCGTTCTGCGAGCTCATCGAGAACTACCCCCGCAACAACGCCCCGAAGCTCGGACGCACCGACGGCACCTTCATCACGACCACCACCTTCGACCTCCTCACCACCGCACTCGGGACCGCGACGCTCGACGACGGGACCCCGATGACCGCGGCCCAGGCGATGCGCCTGGCCTGCGAGGCCCGGATCATCCCCGTCGTCCTGGGCGGCAACGGCGAGGTCCTGCACCAGGGCCGGGCCCGACGCCGGTTCACCGCCGCCCAGACCTACGCCCTGCACGCCCGCGACAAGTCGTGCACCGCCAAAGGGTGCGACTGGCCACCGGGTCTGTGTCACGCCCACCACGACAAGAAGTTCTCCGAAGGCGGCCTGACCGACATCGAGGACGGGCGGCTTTTGTGCCCCCACCACCACGCCCGGGCCCACGACCCCGCCTACGAGATGAAGGTCCACGCCGACAACAAGGTCACCTTCCACCGCCGGACCTAG